The bacterium genome window below encodes:
- a CDS encoding YybS family protein, protein MSSNQERHDDGSNSKDYHALKKTPAILGSILLIIGLFLISQLFLIALVPIPLTFIILRRGKIQWVIGAFLLAGTVAVFAKPDVNPLYHALIILGWLSFVFAELFERGLSSERIILTGSAVSIILLFFFLGLYSFRASTAPDAFLRHEIDQSMSKIIDIYEQGGMEPDQVAMLKKTSPQIEESLISVFPAILIVILISVVLINYFLLRRWLQFMEFPVEDRRPFWQWIVPDWWVWLFIVSGILWYFLKVPLPSRIGLNFLVVASYLYLIQGVAIIIYFFQKGRIPSFFRYLGLVVVLFIPGSYIFLTLGGLFDNWIDFRKLRVRSQETGA, encoded by the coding sequence TTGAGCAGTAACCAAGAAAGACATGACGATGGCAGTAATTCGAAAGATTATCATGCTCTCAAGAAGACCCCTGCTATTTTGGGATCTATCCTCTTGATTATAGGCCTGTTCCTCATATCTCAGCTTTTTCTGATCGCTTTAGTGCCCATTCCCTTGACCTTCATTATCCTGCGGCGGGGAAAGATTCAATGGGTAATTGGCGCTTTCCTCCTGGCAGGAACGGTCGCAGTTTTTGCCAAGCCGGATGTGAATCCGTTGTATCATGCTCTGATTATCCTGGGCTGGCTGAGTTTTGTCTTTGCGGAGCTTTTTGAACGGGGATTGTCGAGCGAGCGGATCATTCTGACAGGTTCAGCGGTCTCGATCATTCTGCTCTTTTTTTTCCTGGGATTGTATTCCTTCAGAGCTTCCACGGCCCCCGATGCGTTCTTACGCCATGAAATAGACCAATCGATGAGTAAAATCATCGACATCTACGAACAAGGGGGGATGGAACCTGACCAGGTAGCGATGCTGAAAAAAACATCGCCGCAGATAGAAGAAAGCCTGATCAGTGTATTCCCGGCTATTCTTATTGTCATCCTCATTTCGGTTGTGCTGATCAATTATTTCCTGCTCCGGCGATGGCTGCAATTTATGGAATTTCCGGTTGAAGACCGAAGGCCGTTTTGGCAATGGATCGTGCCGGACTGGTGGGTCTGGCTATTTATTGTATCGGGAATACTCTGGTATTTCCTCAAAGTGCCGCTTCCATCCAGGATTGGTTTGAACTTTCTGGTTGTGGCCAGTTATTTATACCTGATTCAAGGAGTGGCGATTATCATCTATTTTTTTCAAAAGGGTCGGATACCTTCATTTTTCAGGTATTTGGGATTAGTGGTGGTCCTTTTCATTCCAGGCAGTTACATCTTCCTGACTCTTGGGGGACTGTTTGACAACTGGATTGATTTCCGAAAGCTCCGGGTCAGGTCTCAGGAAACCGGTGCCTGA
- the rplI gene encoding 50S ribosomal protein L9, which produces MEIILQKDVHNLGLIGQVVNVSPGYARNYLIPNKLAIKATPKNLALMKKQESLIKAAQEKARKEYADLAVQLEKLSFTFARKSGENDRLFGSVTNADIAEALKGEGFEIDKKRIILEEPIKALGIFKVPVKLHPEIIAQLKVWVVKDEPVIKKETPAEQEEDTSSQE; this is translated from the coding sequence ATGGAAATAATTCTTCAAAAAGATGTGCATAACTTGGGACTAATCGGTCAGGTAGTTAATGTATCTCCCGGTTATGCCCGCAACTACCTGATTCCGAATAAATTGGCTATCAAGGCAACACCCAAAAACCTTGCTCTGATGAAGAAGCAGGAGTCCCTCATCAAGGCTGCTCAGGAAAAGGCCAGAAAGGAATATGCTGACCTGGCGGTGCAGTTGGAAAAACTCTCTTTCACCTTTGCCAGAAAATCGGGAGAAAACGACAGGCTTTTTGGCTCGGTCACCAATGCTGACATTGCTGAAGCTTTAAAAGGCGAGGGGTTTGAGATTGACAAGAAAAGAATCATCCTTGAGGAACCTATTAAAGCCCTGGGAATCTTCAAGGTCCCGGTGAAGCTCCACCCGGAAATCATTGCCCAGCTCAAAGTATGGGTAGTAAAAGATGAGCCGGTGATTAAGAAGGAGACCCCTGCTGAACAGGAGGAAGATACTTCTTCGCAGGAGTAA
- the dnaB gene encoding replicative DNA helicase yields the protein MKPESHSGEGIALRQPPQDRDAERAVLGAICLEPESITKIIDIIQPDRFYDPAHRKIFTSMLDLHNRGILPDSVTLKDELISRNELDEVGGVSYLMTLMDSTPTAANIKSYAQILHKKFLARQLIAAATQIAQRGYEEQKEIENLLDDAERLIFNISETRAHQGVQSIRSIISNSFQLIEKLYESKTRVTGLPTGFVDFDSMTSGLQNTDLVIIAARPSMGKTSLCLNIAQHVAIEAGVTVLIFSLETAKEQMVLRMLCSEAEVSGHKLRTGYMGERDWERMVAAAAKLSEANIYIDDSASITVMEMRARARRLRKEAGLGLIIVDYLQLVQGHGRQESRQQEISGISRSLKGLAKEMNIPVIALSQLSRAVETRDKKDKRPILSDLRESGAIEQDGDVIAFLYRPELYNPEDDPGVAELIIRKQRNGPIGTVKLAFLKDYTKFKNLAREDGFF from the coding sequence ATGAAACCGGAAAGCCATTCGGGAGAGGGGATAGCATTACGGCAGCCGCCGCAGGATCGCGATGCGGAGCGGGCTGTTCTGGGGGCAATCTGTCTTGAACCGGAATCTATTACTAAAATTATTGATATCATTCAACCGGACAGATTTTACGATCCGGCGCATCGCAAGATTTTCACCTCGATGCTCGACCTGCACAATCGCGGAATACTCCCTGATTCGGTGACACTCAAGGATGAGTTGATCAGCCGCAACGAGCTGGATGAAGTCGGCGGAGTAAGCTATCTGATGACTCTGATGGATTCAACGCCGACAGCAGCCAACATCAAATCCTATGCCCAGATCCTGCATAAAAAATTTCTGGCCCGGCAGTTGATCGCCGCAGCCACGCAAATAGCTCAGCGGGGATATGAGGAGCAGAAGGAAATCGAAAACCTTTTGGATGATGCCGAGAGATTGATTTTCAATATCTCGGAGACCAGGGCACATCAGGGCGTCCAGTCCATCCGGTCCATCATCTCCAACAGTTTTCAGTTGATCGAAAAGCTCTATGAGTCCAAAACACGGGTAACCGGCCTGCCGACCGGCTTTGTCGATTTCGATAGCATGACCTCCGGGCTGCAAAATACGGATCTGGTTATTATTGCAGCCCGGCCATCGATGGGAAAGACCAGCCTGTGTCTGAATATTGCTCAGCATGTGGCCATAGAAGCGGGAGTTACGGTGCTGATATTCAGTCTGGAGACAGCGAAAGAGCAGATGGTGCTGCGGATGCTGTGCTCTGAGGCTGAAGTCAGTGGACACAAGCTGCGGACAGGCTACATGGGAGAGCGGGACTGGGAGCGGATGGTGGCGGCTGCGGCTAAATTATCTGAAGCCAATATCTACATCGATGACTCTGCCTCCATAACCGTCATGGAAATGAGGGCCAGAGCCCGTCGGCTCAGGAAAGAGGCGGGGCTTGGCCTGATCATTGTGGACTACCTGCAACTGGTCCAGGGACATGGCAGGCAGGAAAGCCGGCAGCAGGAAATTTCCGGGATCTCCCGCAGCCTGAAAGGCCTGGCCAAAGAGATGAATATTCCGGTGATTGCCCTGTCGCAATTGAGCCGGGCAGTTGAGACCCGCGATAAAAAAGATAAACGCCCCATACTTTCGGACTTGCGGGAATCAGGGGCCATTGAGCAGGATGGCGATGTGATCGCCTTTCTCTACCGGCCTGAGCTTTACAATCCGGAAGATGATCCCGGCGTGGCCGAGCTGATCATCAGAAAGCAGCGTAATGGCCCTATCGGGACAGTGAAATTGGCCTTTCTCAAAGATTATACGAAATTCAAAAACCTGGCCAGGGAAGATGGTTTCTTTTAG
- the alr gene encoding alanine racemase, whose amino-acid sequence MTSDYRPTIAEIHLDAIRANIRQIRKMVGPTRKIMPIVKSNAYGHGALPVARALEPEIDALGVAFVYEGIELRRGGIRCPILVLGGGQDECLKPALEENLTLAVGSMDMAQTLSQAARQEGREERVARIHIEVDTGMGRLGISWRDAAGEIARIKELPNVEVEGIFSHLATSDLRQDAFTFVQLERFEHVLTELDRHNIHIPIRHLANSGAILQYPQTWFDMVRPGLMTYGLYPAKHLMDVIPLQFPLAVKTRILQIHELMEGDSISYGRTYICREPRRIAAIPVGYADGLGRVCSNKADFLVRGHKVRVVGTICMDLCMIDITQVPGAEVGDEVILLGGEEGQASVEQLAGLMGTISYEVLCSFGRRARREYIDREAGENPGDEKNSR is encoded by the coding sequence ATGACCTCTGATTACCGGCCTACCATTGCAGAAATACATCTCGATGCCATTCGAGCAAATATCCGTCAGATCCGGAAAATGGTCGGCCCGACAAGAAAAATAATGCCTATCGTCAAATCAAACGCTTATGGGCATGGAGCGCTTCCGGTGGCCAGGGCCCTTGAGCCGGAGATCGACGCTTTGGGGGTGGCCTTTGTCTATGAGGGGATTGAGCTGCGAAGAGGGGGAATCCGCTGTCCTATCCTGGTTCTGGGCGGGGGGCAGGATGAGTGCCTGAAACCCGCTCTGGAGGAAAATCTGACCCTGGCTGTAGGGAGCATGGACATGGCCCAGACCCTTTCGCAGGCAGCCCGGCAGGAAGGGCGGGAAGAAAGGGTGGCCAGGATTCATATTGAAGTCGATACCGGCATGGGAAGGCTGGGAATATCCTGGCGTGATGCAGCCGGGGAAATCGCCCGGATAAAGGAATTGCCGAATGTTGAGGTTGAAGGGATATTCAGCCATCTGGCTACTTCCGATCTCCGGCAGGATGCCTTCACCTTTGTGCAACTGGAGCGGTTTGAACATGTCCTGACGGAGCTGGACCGGCACAACATTCACATTCCCATCAGGCATTTGGCCAACAGCGGCGCCATCCTGCAATATCCGCAGACCTGGTTCGACATGGTGCGGCCAGGGCTTATGACCTATGGCCTGTATCCGGCAAAACACCTGATGGATGTTATCCCCTTGCAGTTCCCGCTGGCCGTGAAAACCCGCATCCTGCAAATTCACGAGCTGATGGAAGGAGACAGCATCAGCTACGGGAGGACCTACATCTGCCGGGAACCCAGGCGAATTGCCGCCATTCCGGTCGGATATGCGGACGGTCTTGGCCGGGTTTGTTCCAATAAAGCGGATTTCCTGGTCAGGGGACACAAGGTGCGGGTTGTGGGCACGATCTGCATGGACCTGTGCATGATCGATATCACCCAGGTTCCGGGGGCTGAAGTCGGAGACGAGGTGATTTTACTGGGAGGCGAGGAAGGCCAGGCATCGGTGGAACAACTGGCCGGGCTGATGGGCACTATTTCCTATGAGGTTTTATGCTCCTTTGGCCGAAGGGCCAGGCGGGAATATATCGACCGGGAGGCAGGGGAGAACCCTGGAGATGAGAAAAATTCTCGATAA
- a CDS encoding ABC transporter permease: MRKILDKIGRKVTGIFTEAGRLSILFVQALIGIFHPPFRLDQSLSQMEEVGVNSVSVTLITAAFTGMVLALQSHIGFKRFNAESLVGTVVALSVTRELGPVLTGLVVAARAGSSIAAELGTMRVTEQIDALTTLAVNPIEYLVSPRLLAGLLMLPLLTALADIVGILGGYLVSVFILGANSVVYIRRTFDYLVLQDIYSGIFKAAVFGVIITVVGCYKGFYAEGGAHGVGNATTGAVVMAYMLIIVSNYIMTALFF; encoded by the coding sequence ATGAGAAAAATTCTCGATAAAATAGGGAGAAAAGTTACCGGTATTTTTACAGAGGCGGGGAGGTTGAGCATTCTCTTTGTCCAGGCATTGATCGGTATCTTTCATCCTCCTTTTCGCCTTGACCAGAGCCTGAGTCAGATGGAAGAGGTGGGGGTCAATTCGGTTTCGGTCACCCTGATTACGGCTGCCTTTACCGGAATGGTGCTGGCCTTGCAAAGCCACATAGGATTCAAGCGCTTCAATGCCGAGTCCCTGGTTGGAACAGTCGTTGCCCTGTCCGTGACGCGGGAGCTTGGTCCGGTTTTGACCGGGCTGGTAGTTGCGGCCCGCGCCGGATCTTCGATAGCTGCCGAACTGGGAACAATGCGGGTCACCGAGCAGATTGATGCTCTGACCACTCTGGCGGTCAATCCGATCGAGTATCTCGTTTCTCCCCGCCTTCTGGCCGGATTGCTCATGCTTCCCCTTTTAACCGCCCTGGCTGATATTGTGGGCATTCTGGGCGGATATCTGGTCAGCGTTTTTATTTTAGGAGCCAATTCAGTGGTATATATCCGGCGTACTTTTGACTATCTGGTGCTTCAGGATATCTACAGCGGCATCTTTAAGGCAGCCGTGTTCGGCGTCATCATCACCGTGGTTGGATGTTACAAGGGGTTTTATGCCGAAGGAGGCGCTCATGGAGTCGGGAATGCGACCACCGGTGCCGTGGTCATGGCGTACATGCTTATTATCGTTTCCAACTATATCATGACAGCCCTGTTCTTTTGA
- a CDS encoding ABC transporter ATP-binding protein: MIQLVDIHKSFRNKQVLKGVNLQIRQGESMVVIGGSGCGKSVLMKHVMGLIWPDRGRVLVQDRDLASCSRRELNDIRKKFGMLFQGAALFDSMTVGQNVGFGLKEHTSLSKEKIREKVREKLQMVGLPGIEDLRPDELSGGMKKRVGLARAIAMEPEILLYDEPTTGLDPIMADVINDLIIRMKEVYKVTSLAITHDMKSAYKIADRIGMLYDGRIIEVGTPEEIQNTQNPVVRQFITGSARGPIMEGACV, translated from the coding sequence ATGATTCAGCTCGTTGATATCCATAAATCATTTCGAAACAAACAGGTTCTGAAAGGTGTCAACCTTCAGATCCGGCAAGGGGAATCGATGGTGGTCATCGGCGGGAGCGGGTGTGGAAAAAGTGTGCTGATGAAGCATGTCATGGGCCTGATATGGCCTGACCGGGGCCGGGTTTTGGTCCAGGACCGGGATCTGGCCTCATGTTCCCGCAGAGAGCTGAACGATATCCGGAAAAAGTTTGGCATGCTGTTTCAGGGAGCGGCACTGTTCGATTCCATGACTGTCGGACAGAATGTCGGCTTTGGCTTGAAGGAGCATACCTCGTTGTCGAAAGAAAAGATCAGGGAAAAAGTGCGGGAAAAACTTCAGATGGTGGGGCTGCCCGGTATTGAAGACCTCAGACCGGATGAGCTCAGCGGCGGAATGAAAAAGAGGGTGGGTCTGGCCAGAGCCATAGCCATGGAGCCTGAGATATTGCTCTATGATGAGCCGACAACGGGCCTTGATCCGATTATGGCCGATGTTATCAATGATCTGATCATCAGGATGAAAGAAGTCTACAAGGTTACTTCACTGGCCATTACCCATGATATGAAAAGCGCTTATAAAATTGCCGACCGGATCGGCATGCTGTATGATGGCCGGATTATCGAGGTAGGCACTCCCGAAGAGATCCAGAATACCCAAAATCCCGTGGTTCGCCAGTTCATTACCGGCAGTGCCAGGGGGCCGATTATGGAAGGGGCGTGTGTGTGA
- a CDS encoding MlaD family protein, which translates to MKLFAREEKVGLFVILALASLAYLTVKAGNLSLGKKKGMLLYVSFSNTRGLDEGAQVRVSGVEAGRVEDVSLIEGIPRMTLLIFPGIKIHQDAVASIESQGFMGEKYVEISPGTPNTPYLESGGTIRTGEVSKDFEQVAQQISLVAQDLKKITEAIRETIATPEGKLAMKQSLANLQAITDQFKNLLEQNAEQIHATVSNFQQLSSNLNRVIVRNEAEISQIIHEFRLFAEVLRKESPQLAERFQSVARNLDEIIAENRDSLHQGVVNANQLVVKLQGATDKVDSLLTTVNEGKGTIGKLVKDDTLYRDAQETLSGLKTTLAKADAFHLYLGYRGEYHTRFDRSKSYISLKLQPRQDKYYLVELIDDFQGITTTKETSTYTDGSGPVNEREETTEEQFKFSVQIAKRFQDVVLRGGLLESQGGVGVDYLSLNDKLQLHFDAWDFAADKPHLKLNADYHFGKYFLVNTGVDHLADDDRLSYFLGAGFSFEDEDLKYLLGKIPIPGL; encoded by the coding sequence ATGAAGCTCTTTGCACGGGAAGAAAAAGTCGGGCTGTTTGTGATTTTAGCCCTGGCATCATTGGCTTACCTGACTGTTAAGGCCGGGAATCTCTCGCTGGGGAAGAAAAAGGGGATGCTGCTCTATGTGAGCTTCAGTAATACCAGGGGACTGGATGAAGGGGCTCAGGTCAGGGTTTCCGGCGTTGAAGCAGGAAGGGTCGAGGATGTGTCCCTGATCGAGGGAATTCCCCGGATGACGCTCCTGATTTTTCCCGGAATCAAGATCCATCAGGATGCTGTGGCCAGCATCGAGTCGCAGGGGTTTATGGGGGAAAAGTATGTCGAAATTTCGCCCGGAACACCGAATACCCCATATCTTGAAAGCGGCGGCACTATCCGGACCGGTGAGGTAAGCAAGGACTTCGAGCAGGTAGCTCAGCAGATATCCCTCGTGGCCCAGGATTTAAAGAAGATAACCGAAGCTATCAGAGAAACCATTGCCACGCCTGAAGGAAAGCTGGCCATGAAGCAGAGCCTGGCAAATCTCCAGGCAATAACCGACCAATTCAAGAATCTTCTGGAGCAAAACGCGGAGCAGATTCATGCCACCGTGAGTAATTTTCAGCAGCTTTCCAGCAACCTCAACAGGGTGATAGTCAGGAATGAGGCTGAAATCTCCCAAATTATTCATGAATTTCGGTTATTCGCTGAGGTTTTGCGCAAGGAAAGCCCGCAACTGGCCGAGCGGTTTCAATCAGTGGCTCGAAACCTCGATGAGATTATTGCCGAAAACCGTGACAGCCTCCATCAGGGAGTGGTGAATGCCAATCAGCTCGTTGTGAAACTCCAGGGCGCCACGGATAAGGTCGACAGCCTGCTGACTACCGTGAATGAGGGAAAGGGAACGATCGGCAAGTTAGTCAAGGATGATACCCTGTACCGTGATGCACAGGAAACCCTGTCCGGCCTCAAAACCACCCTGGCCAAGGCGGATGCCTTTCATCTGTACCTGGGCTACCGGGGCGAATATCATACCCGCTTTGATAGGTCGAAGAGCTATATATCCCTGAAGCTCCAGCCGCGGCAGGATAAGTATTATCTGGTCGAGCTGATAGATGATTTTCAGGGTATCACCACCACCAAGGAAACCAGCACCTATACTGATGGCAGCGGGCCGGTTAACGAACGGGAGGAAACTACTGAAGAGCAGTTTAAATTCAGTGTCCAGATTGCCAAACGGTTTCAGGATGTTGTCTTGCGGGGAGGGCTGCTCGAATCGCAGGGAGGAGTGGGGGTTGATTACCTGTCCTTGAATGACAAACTTCAACTGCATTTTGATGCCTGGGATTTTGCGGCCGATAAGCCGCATCTTAAGCTTAATGCGGATTATCATTTTGGCAAATATTTTTTAGTTAATACCGGCGTTGATCATCTGGCGGATGATGATCGCCTGAGCTATTTCCTGGGGGCAGGATTCTCCTTTGAGGACGAGGACCTTAAATACCTTCTGGGGAAGATCCCGATCCCGGGGTTATAA
- the radA gene encoding DNA repair protein RadA: MKTAFYCESCGFYSPKWLGRCPECQEWNSLVEVKEEDTKKNSGRSIGTSTAPIPLSRIETAQTTRIRAGIEEFDRVLGGGIVPGSVVLICGDPGIGKSTLLLQICQQLAQTSKGILYVSGEESIHQIKDRGMRIGSNSENIYLVSESHLENIEQHIQEVQPQIFILDSIQTTYTSLMQGLPGSVGQIREVASRLMVRAKSQNISTFLVGHVTKDGSIAGPRVLEHIVDTVLYLEGERYHTYRILRTIKNRFGPTNEIGVFEIKEGGLQEVANPSALFLTEQTLGVSGSIVVSSLEGTRPILSELQALVTPGSIGFARRTAIGVDPQRVSLLLAVLEKRIGLRFQDQDVYVNVAGGLKLNEPAIDLGITMAIVSSLWEKVINKNMVIFGEVGLSGEVRGVNQPELRIREALKLGFDHCVLPASNIKLLDSRLQKNCCGVRRVQEAIDLLFA; encoded by the coding sequence ATGAAAACAGCATTTTATTGTGAATCATGTGGCTTTTATTCACCCAAGTGGCTGGGAAGATGTCCGGAATGCCAGGAATGGAATTCCCTGGTCGAAGTCAAAGAGGAAGATACCAAAAAAAATTCCGGACGCTCGATCGGGACAAGCACAGCGCCCATTCCCCTGAGCCGTATTGAGACTGCCCAGACGACGAGGATCCGGGCTGGCATCGAGGAATTTGACCGTGTGCTCGGAGGAGGGATTGTCCCTGGATCAGTGGTTTTGATCTGCGGTGATCCGGGCATCGGAAAATCCACACTGCTTTTGCAGATCTGCCAGCAACTGGCCCAGACCAGCAAGGGGATTCTCTATGTATCCGGTGAGGAATCCATTCATCAGATCAAGGACCGGGGAATGCGGATTGGTTCGAATTCCGAAAATATCTATCTGGTATCAGAATCTCATCTTGAGAATATCGAGCAGCACATTCAGGAGGTCCAGCCGCAGATTTTCATTCTGGATTCCATTCAGACTACCTATACCTCACTGATGCAGGGGCTGCCGGGAAGTGTGGGGCAGATCCGTGAAGTGGCTTCACGGCTCATGGTCAGGGCCAAAAGCCAGAACATTTCCACGTTTCTCGTTGGTCATGTTACCAAAGATGGCTCGATCGCCGGGCCGCGGGTGCTTGAGCATATTGTAGACACCGTTCTCTATCTGGAAGGAGAGCGGTATCATACCTATCGAATCCTGCGGACGATCAAGAACCGGTTCGGTCCGACCAACGAGATCGGTGTTTTTGAAATCAAGGAAGGCGGGCTGCAGGAGGTTGCCAACCCATCGGCCCTTTTTTTGACCGAGCAGACGCTGGGAGTGTCAGGATCGATAGTCGTCTCCAGCCTTGAAGGGACCAGGCCGATTCTTTCCGAGCTCCAGGCACTGGTTACCCCTGGCAGCATCGGTTTTGCCCGCAGGACAGCGATCGGCGTCGATCCCCAGCGGGTGTCTTTGCTGTTGGCTGTTCTGGAGAAGCGGATCGGGCTCCGGTTTCAGGATCAGGATGTCTATGTCAATGTAGCAGGCGGATTGAAGCTGAACGAGCCGGCCATAGACCTTGGCATTACCATGGCTATTGTTTCCAGTCTGTGGGAGAAGGTCATTAACAAGAACATGGTCATTTTCGGGGAAGTCGGTCTTTCCGGAGAGGTCCGGGGAGTAAATCAGCCGGAATTGCGGATCCGCGAGGCCCTGAAATTGGGTTTTGACCACTGTGTTCTTCCAGCCAGTAATATCAAATTACTCGATTCCAGGCTGCAAAAGAATTGCTGTGGGGTTCGGCGTGTTCAGGAGGCGATCGATCTTTTGTTTGCGTAG
- a CDS encoding CarD family transcriptional regulator: protein MFEVGDKVVYPLQGVGEVLAIEAKIILGVEQRYYILRILSNGTTIMVPIDNADDVGLRELIGLDEVEKVVDVLRGKGDPMSPKWSKRYKDNMDRLKTGSIFQLASVLRNLVLMNRKKELSFGEKKMLDSVKSLIVDEISYVLNVPNSSVEAELVQIFSEARQ, encoded by the coding sequence ATGTTTGAGGTGGGAGATAAAGTTGTTTATCCACTTCAAGGGGTTGGTGAGGTTTTGGCCATCGAGGCTAAAATTATCCTCGGAGTAGAGCAACGATATTATATCTTAAGGATCCTCAGCAACGGCACAACCATCATGGTTCCTATCGATAATGCCGATGATGTCGGCCTGCGGGAATTGATCGGCCTGGATGAGGTAGAAAAGGTGGTTGATGTTCTCCGGGGGAAAGGAGATCCGATGTCCCCCAAATGGAGCAAACGATACAAAGATAACATGGATCGTTTGAAAACCGGATCGATTTTTCAATTGGCCTCCGTGCTGCGAAATCTGGTTTTGATGAATCGGAAAAAAGAGCTCAGCTTCGGTGAGAAGAAAATGCTGGACAGTGTCAAGTCGCTGATTGTGGATGAAATTTCTTATGTCCTGAATGTTCCCAATTCCAGTGTCGAAGCAGAGCTGGTCCAGATTTTCAGTGAAGCAAGACAATAG
- the ispD gene encoding 2-C-methyl-D-erythritol 4-phosphate cytidylyltransferase: MKTIALVAAAGVGIRLGDGCPKPYRCIGQHPMISYTLRAMDNCPEIDRVVVIASCEERQLCEREIVPACCLHKPYQVIVGGEERQQSVFQGLLAVRGEAQIVVIHDAARPFVSWQLVQQSIHEAKKYGSAIAGIPVRDTLKRVNAEGLVAETVPRTGLFLAQTPQAFQFDLLWAAHQQALEDGFQGTDDSVLVERIGIAVRMIQGSLMNIKITYPEDLELAEKWLAGG; encoded by the coding sequence ATGAAGACCATAGCCTTGGTGGCAGCCGCAGGTGTTGGAATCCGGTTGGGGGATGGATGCCCCAAGCCATACCGCTGCATTGGACAGCATCCGATGATTTCTTACACTTTACGGGCGATGGACAATTGCCCCGAGATTGACCGGGTGGTCGTCATCGCGTCTTGCGAAGAGCGGCAATTGTGTGAGCGGGAGATCGTGCCAGCCTGCTGCCTCCACAAGCCATATCAGGTGATAGTTGGCGGAGAGGAGCGCCAGCAGTCGGTATTTCAGGGGCTTTTGGCCGTCAGGGGGGAAGCGCAGATTGTCGTCATCCATGATGCAGCCCGTCCGTTTGTATCCTGGCAATTAGTGCAGCAGTCCATCCACGAGGCGAAAAAGTACGGTTCAGCCATTGCCGGTATTCCGGTGCGGGATACCCTGAAGAGGGTCAATGCCGAGGGACTGGTAGCGGAAACGGTTCCCCGGACGGGGCTCTTTCTGGCTCAAACTCCGCAGGCTTTTCAATTCGATCTTCTCTGGGCAGCCCATCAACAGGCCCTGGAGGATGGATTTCAGGGGACGGATGATTCCGTTCTGGTCGAGCGTATCGGAATAGCCGTGAGAATGATCCAAGGCTCCCTCATGAATATCAAAATCACCTATCCTGAAGATCTGGAACTGGCTGAAAAGTGGCTGGCTGGCGGTTGA
- the ispF gene encoding 2-C-methyl-D-erythritol 2,4-cyclodiphosphate synthase, whose product MRVGLGFDVHPLVSGRKLILGGVEIPHALGLLGHSDADVLIHALCDALLGALGEGDIGEHFPDTDARYKDIPSTRLLQSVLALMRSRKYRIMNCDLVIIANHPRLSPYKEDIKKSLARELGVTEFQVNIKASTTNGLPLWGSQEGIAAYSVVLLEEYLEKEP is encoded by the coding sequence ATGAGGGTTGGTCTGGGATTTGATGTACATCCTCTGGTGTCGGGAAGAAAGCTGATTCTTGGCGGAGTCGAGATTCCTCATGCACTCGGACTGCTGGGGCATTCAGATGCGGATGTTCTTATTCATGCCCTGTGTGATGCGCTTTTGGGTGCCCTGGGTGAGGGAGATATCGGCGAGCATTTTCCCGATACGGATGCCCGCTATAAGGATATTCCCAGTACCCGGCTGCTGCAATCGGTTCTGGCCTTAATGCGGTCACGGAAGTACCGCATCATGAATTGTGATCTGGTTATTATCGCTAATCATCCCAGATTGTCTCCCTATAAAGAAGATATAAAAAAGTCGCTGGCCCGGGAGTTGGGGGTTACGGAATTCCAGGTAAATATCAAGGCCTCGACAACCAATGGATTACCCTTGTGGGGCAGCCAGGAGGGAATAGCGGCCTATAGTGTGGTTTTATTGGAAGAGTATTTGGAAAAGGAACCCTAG